In Kocuria turfanensis, a single genomic region encodes these proteins:
- the betT gene encoding choline BCCT transporter BetT produces the protein MTAALSTSAPESEAPPSARTRPKVNRAVFAGSGVSIVVFSLWAILAPEQASTVIGAVVGWIATNMGWFYVLTAAVVTAFVVIVAVSREGTIKMGPDHSKPQYNLFTWTAMLFAAGIGIDLLFFSVAEPVTQYYGPPAGEGGSAEATRMAVVWTLFHYGVIGWAMYALMGMAFGYFAYRWNMPLSIRSALYPLIGRRVHGRAGDAVDIAALLGTIFGVATSLGIGVVQLNYGLYLLFGIEEGVAAQTALIVVAVVMATASCVSGVDKGIRRLSELNVLMAVALVAWVLIAGRTSFLLDATVQNLGDYVAELPSMALVTFAYTGAAEWMAGWTLFFWAWWIAWAPFVGLFLARISRGRTLREFVVATLTVPFVFILILVSVFGNSALEIVTGGDDAFGQAAMNTPERAFYSLLEQYPGAPLLIALATLSGLLFYVTSADSGALVMSTFTSTIQDPTQDGPKWLRVFWAAATGLLTLAMLLVGGVPTLQAATLIIGLPFSIVMYLVMIGFWKALRAERSQREGRSATRRSVTASRTPGPDSQWRRRLTRIGSFPGPRAVRRYEEQVLAPALAEVVEEFCAQGHAAELSSSEVGYQELREYTLTVPMGDDRDFCYQIYPVATPVPAFGGFRTNPDSDLYYRLEVFNETGSQGTDVMDWNREQLINDVLDNWEAHLAFLSIHTGPSKIQAGAEGHPDWSTDIHDVPTGQTPAVTKEAHP, from the coding sequence ATGACCGCTGCCCTGTCCACATCCGCCCCCGAGAGCGAGGCTCCGCCGAGCGCGCGGACCCGCCCCAAGGTCAACCGTGCCGTCTTCGCCGGCTCGGGCGTGAGCATCGTCGTGTTCTCGCTCTGGGCGATCCTGGCCCCCGAGCAGGCCTCCACGGTGATCGGCGCCGTGGTCGGCTGGATCGCGACCAACATGGGCTGGTTCTACGTGCTCACCGCCGCCGTGGTGACGGCGTTCGTGGTGATCGTCGCGGTCTCCCGCGAGGGCACCATCAAGATGGGCCCGGACCATTCCAAGCCGCAGTACAACCTGTTCACCTGGACGGCGATGCTCTTCGCGGCCGGGATCGGGATCGACCTGCTGTTCTTCTCCGTGGCCGAACCGGTCACCCAGTACTACGGCCCGCCGGCCGGCGAGGGCGGGAGCGCCGAGGCGACGCGCATGGCCGTGGTGTGGACGCTGTTCCACTACGGCGTGATCGGCTGGGCGATGTACGCCCTGATGGGCATGGCCTTCGGCTACTTCGCCTACCGCTGGAACATGCCGCTGAGCATCCGCTCGGCCCTCTACCCGCTGATCGGCAGGCGGGTGCACGGCCGCGCCGGGGACGCGGTGGACATCGCCGCGCTGCTGGGCACGATCTTCGGGGTGGCGACGTCCCTGGGCATCGGCGTGGTCCAGCTCAACTACGGCCTGTACCTGCTGTTCGGGATCGAGGAGGGCGTCGCCGCCCAGACCGCCCTGATCGTGGTGGCCGTGGTCATGGCCACCGCCTCGTGCGTGTCCGGCGTGGACAAGGGCATCCGCCGGCTCTCCGAGCTCAACGTCCTGATGGCCGTGGCCCTCGTGGCGTGGGTGCTCATCGCCGGGCGCACGTCCTTCCTGCTCGACGCCACCGTGCAGAACCTCGGCGACTACGTGGCCGAGCTGCCGTCGATGGCCCTCGTCACGTTCGCCTACACCGGGGCGGCGGAGTGGATGGCCGGGTGGACCCTGTTCTTCTGGGCCTGGTGGATCGCCTGGGCGCCGTTCGTGGGGCTGTTCCTGGCCCGCATCTCCCGCGGCCGCACCCTGCGCGAGTTCGTGGTCGCGACCCTGACCGTGCCGTTCGTGTTCATCCTCATCCTGGTCTCGGTCTTCGGCAACAGCGCCCTGGAGATCGTCACCGGCGGCGACGACGCCTTCGGGCAGGCCGCCATGAACACCCCCGAGCGGGCCTTCTACTCCCTGCTCGAGCAGTACCCGGGAGCGCCGCTGCTCATCGCGCTCGCGACCCTGTCCGGGCTGCTGTTCTATGTCACCAGCGCCGACTCCGGGGCGCTGGTGATGTCCACGTTCACCTCGACCATCCAGGACCCCACCCAGGACGGGCCCAAGTGGCTGCGCGTGTTCTGGGCCGCGGCCACCGGCCTGCTCACTCTGGCGATGCTGCTCGTGGGCGGGGTGCCGACCCTGCAGGCCGCCACGCTGATCATCGGCCTGCCCTTCTCCATCGTGATGTACCTGGTGATGATCGGGTTCTGGAAGGCCCTGCGCGCCGAGCGCTCCCAGCGCGAGGGCCGCTCCGCGACCCGCCGCTCCGTGACGGCCTCCCGCACCCCCGGCCCCGACAGCCAGTGGCGGCGCCGGCTCACCCGCATCGGCTCCTTCCCGGGCCCGCGGGCGGTGCGCCGCTACGAGGAGCAGGTGCTGGCCCCCGCCCTGGCCGAGGTCGTCGAGGAGTTCTGCGCCCAGGGCCATGCCGCCGAGCTGTCCAGCTCGGAGGTCGGCTACCAGGAGCTGCGGGAGTACACGCTGACCGTGCCGATGGGCGACGACCGGGACTTCTGCTACCAGATCTACCCCGTGGCCACCCCGGTCCCGGCCTTCGGCGGGTTCCGCACCAACCCCGACTCGGACCTCTACTACCGCCTGGAGGTCTTCAACGAGACCGGCTCGCAGGGCACCGACGTCATGGACTGGAACCGCGAGCAGCTCATCAACGACGTCCTCGACAACTGGGAGGCCCACCTGGCCTTCCTGAGCATCCACACCGGGCCGTCCAAGATCCAGGCCGGCGCCGAGGGCCACCCCGACTGGTCCACCGACATCCACGACGTGCCGACGGGGCAGACCCCCGCGGTGACGAAGGAGGCACACCCGTGA